A window from Bufo bufo chromosome 1, aBufBuf1.1, whole genome shotgun sequence encodes these proteins:
- the FGF11 gene encoding LOW QUALITY PROTEIN: fibroblast growth factor 11 (The sequence of the model RefSeq protein was modified relative to this genomic sequence to represent the inferred CDS: substituted 1 base at 1 genomic stop codon): MAALASSLIRQKRETKDPGAARPLPPQRKVCPPGTKSLCQKQLLSIVSKVRQCGQQRGSEEKESEPRLRGIVTRLFSRMGFYLQFLHDGTISETKKSXARTVTLFNVIPVGLRVVAIQSSECGQYVAMNSEGRLYKSGYFTAECRFKESVFDNYFVTYSSTLYRQRSSGRGWYLGINKDGRAMEGNRVKKHRPAAHFLPKLSEVALYKEPSLHDVIKVSPNRRLTPKPSARLRGAR, from the exons ATGGCGGCTCTCGCTAGTTCTCTCATCCGACAGAAGCGGGAGACTAAGGACCCGGGAGCCGCGCGGCCGCTGCCCCCCCAGAGGAAGGTCTGTCCCCCCGGAACCAAGTCCCTCTGCCAGAAGCAGCTGCTGAGCATCGTCTCCAAGGTCCGACAGTGCGGACAGCAACGGGGGTCAGAGGAGAAAGAGTCCG AACCTCGGTTGAGAGGCATCGTCACCCGGTTGTTCTCCAGGATGGGATTTTATCTGCAGTTTCTCCATGATGGAACAATATCAGAAACCAAGAAGAGCTGAGCCCGTACTGTGA CTCTCTTTAATGTCATCCCTGTTGGTCTACGGGTTGTCGCCATACAGAGCTCAGAATGTGGTCAGTATGTGGCCATGAATTCAGAGGGTCGTCTCTACAAGTCA GGTTATTTCACAGCCGAGTGTCGCTTCAAGGAGAGCGTCTTTGACAATTATTTTGTCACCTACTCCTCAACGCTCTATCGTCAGCGCAGCTCTGGCCGAGGATGGTACCTGGGCATTAACAAAGATGGACGGGCCATGGAGGGTAACCGAGTGAAGAAGCACCGACCGGCCGCTCACTTCCTCCCCAAACTGAGTGAAG TCGCTCTCTACAAGGAGCCGTCTCTCCATGATGTCATCAAAGTGTCCCCCAACAGAAGACTGACGCCAAAACCAAGTGCTCGGCTCCGAGGGGCCCGATGA